One segment of Streptomyces sp. NA02950 DNA contains the following:
- a CDS encoding helix-turn-helix transcriptional regulator has product MVGRERESAAVLGLTSGVLIVTGEPGAGKSTLLALAADRHGGRVLRMTGSESEADLPFAGLHQLLRPVLGETARLPARQRSALLGAMGLGDGDPGDAGLGDVRPGAADPAGAVPRNAGPDGARRGDVGAGDASPADAGLAHPGLTRIDGRPAIPRPPGRLLLGVALLALLSDLARRSPLLVIVDDVQWIDTGSLETLAFVARRIDDEPLAVLAGARDLTGDGMPGGTAGGDAPGGTPVHGTRGGGSGAPAPFSGFPTLPLGPLDATAAGLLLDRQPHPPSGSRRSRILDQAAGNPLALVELARAYGACGTDTADEELLPPTDRLMRVFAADLDALPDTTRQALLLVAADDRAVAGRIEDLAPAEAAGLLRITGGGGNGPRARFRHPLIRSAIYHSVPLAARRQAHRHLAASLTAEPDRRAWHLAAAAEGPDEEIAAALEESAARARERGGYTAAATTLERAAELSPDGHDRARRLVGAAGAAASTGQPRWVRQLAARAGALTDDPALVAEASLRIGQVLTLTAEHTTALSSLLRAAEAPGLRRVAIATASVAGFYSGDEEHRLAVRAQAQDDPWTLTVTDPTEHRSERVAAIPALVERAGDDPSLLTSLGAMAWLLDETALAVRIFDDALHRWRLRGALPTGLGCSAGWAYLDHGLWAQARLAAANTASAGAGLPHLDAAVRSLDAAVLALTGQTSEARSGAGTALSLIDPDRSRAVAVRARWALGMAAVADGDQVSAYEQFRLLFTADGDPVHYACSLAGLAELAAAAVRTGNGTEATAVVARIAKRLAGDPSPRLQILLHRAQALLEPSRAEPHFDAALADPAGVQWPFERAQILLDHAEWLRRRHRITEARARLSTALESFRRLGARPWIDRTQAELRAAGVDSAPAAPDALNSLTPQQQHIIRLAAQGLSNREIGERLFLSPRTVGSHLYRSFPKLGVTARSQLRDLLKASSGRVTDRV; this is encoded by the coding sequence ATGGTCGGGCGGGAGAGGGAGAGCGCGGCCGTGCTCGGGCTGACCAGCGGTGTGCTGATCGTGACGGGAGAACCGGGCGCGGGCAAGAGCACGCTGCTCGCGCTCGCGGCGGACCGGCACGGGGGCCGGGTGCTGCGGATGACGGGCAGCGAGAGCGAGGCGGATCTGCCGTTCGCGGGGCTGCACCAGTTGCTGCGGCCGGTTCTGGGCGAGACGGCCCGGCTGCCCGCGCGGCAGCGGTCGGCGCTGCTGGGTGCGATGGGTCTGGGGGACGGCGATCCGGGCGACGCGGGCCTGGGTGACGTCCGCCCAGGGGCCGCGGACCCAGCGGGCGCGGTACCGAGGAACGCGGGTCCGGACGGCGCACGCCGGGGAGACGTGGGCGCAGGGGACGCGAGCCCGGCCGACGCGGGCCTCGCGCACCCCGGCCTCACCCGTATCGACGGGCGGCCGGCCATACCCCGCCCGCCCGGACGCCTGCTGCTCGGCGTTGCGCTCCTCGCCCTGCTCTCCGACCTCGCCCGTCGCTCACCCCTCCTCGTGATCGTCGACGATGTGCAGTGGATCGACACCGGCTCACTGGAGACGCTGGCCTTCGTCGCCCGCCGCATCGACGACGAACCCCTCGCCGTACTCGCCGGTGCGAGGGACCTCACAGGCGACGGCATGCCAGGCGGCACAGCGGGCGGGGACGCACCAGGCGGCACACCGGTCCACGGCACACGGGGCGGCGGGTCCGGGGCCCCCGCACCGTTCTCCGGCTTTCCCACCCTTCCGCTGGGCCCGCTGGACGCCACCGCCGCGGGTCTCCTGCTGGACCGGCAGCCGCATCCGCCCAGCGGCAGCCGCCGGTCGCGCATCCTCGACCAGGCCGCCGGAAACCCCCTGGCCCTGGTCGAACTGGCCCGCGCGTACGGCGCCTGCGGCACGGACACCGCCGACGAAGAGCTGCTGCCGCCCACCGACCGGCTGATGCGGGTCTTCGCAGCCGACCTCGACGCCCTGCCCGACACCACCCGGCAGGCGCTGCTCCTGGTCGCGGCGGACGACCGGGCGGTGGCGGGCCGGATCGAGGATCTGGCCCCGGCCGAGGCCGCCGGGCTGCTGAGGATCACCGGCGGCGGGGGCAACGGCCCACGCGCCCGTTTCCGGCATCCGCTCATCAGGTCCGCCATCTACCACTCCGTACCGCTGGCCGCCCGGCGGCAGGCCCACCGCCACCTCGCCGCCTCGCTCACCGCTGAACCCGACCGCCGCGCCTGGCACCTGGCCGCCGCCGCGGAGGGGCCCGACGAGGAGATCGCCGCCGCGCTGGAGGAGTCCGCGGCCAGGGCCCGGGAACGCGGTGGCTACACCGCGGCCGCCACCACGCTGGAACGCGCCGCCGAACTGAGCCCCGACGGACACGACCGCGCCCGCCGCCTGGTGGGCGCCGCCGGCGCGGCGGCCTCCACCGGGCAGCCCCGCTGGGTGCGTCAACTCGCCGCGCGGGCCGGGGCGCTCACGGATGACCCGGCACTCGTGGCGGAGGCATCGCTGCGGATCGGACAGGTGCTCACCCTGACCGCCGAGCACACCACCGCACTCTCCTCGCTGCTGCGAGCGGCGGAAGCGCCGGGTCTGCGCCGGGTCGCGATCGCCACCGCGTCCGTGGCCGGTTTCTACTCCGGCGACGAGGAACACCGGCTCGCGGTACGGGCGCAGGCGCAGGACGATCCGTGGACCCTCACCGTGACCGACCCCACCGAGCACAGGTCGGAGCGGGTGGCGGCGATTCCGGCGCTGGTGGAGCGGGCGGGCGACGACCCCTCCCTCCTCACCTCGCTGGGCGCCATGGCGTGGCTGCTCGACGAGACCGCGCTCGCGGTACGGATCTTCGACGACGCGCTCCACCGCTGGCGTCTGCGCGGTGCGCTGCCCACCGGGCTGGGCTGTTCGGCGGGGTGGGCGTATCTGGACCACGGACTCTGGGCGCAGGCCCGGCTCGCCGCCGCGAACACCGCGTCCGCCGGTGCCGGGCTCCCGCATCTCGACGCCGCCGTACGGTCGCTGGACGCCGCCGTCCTTGCGCTCACCGGGCAGACCAGCGAGGCCCGTAGCGGTGCCGGGACCGCGCTGTCCCTCATCGACCCGGACCGCAGCCGTGCGGTCGCCGTACGGGCCCGCTGGGCGCTGGGCATGGCAGCAGTGGCCGACGGCGACCAGGTGAGCGCGTACGAACAGTTCCGGCTGCTGTTCACCGCCGACGGCGACCCCGTCCACTACGCGTGCTCCCTCGCCGGGCTCGCCGAACTCGCGGCCGCGGCCGTACGCACCGGCAACGGCACCGAGGCCACCGCCGTCGTGGCACGTATCGCCAAACGGCTCGCCGGTGATCCGTCCCCGCGGCTGCAAATCCTCCTCCACCGCGCCCAGGCGCTGCTCGAACCGTCGCGGGCCGAACCGCACTTCGACGCCGCGCTCGCCGACCCCGCGGGCGTCCAGTGGCCCTTCGAACGCGCGCAGATCCTGCTGGACCACGCCGAATGGCTGCGCCGCCGCCATCGCATCACCGAGGCCCGCGCCCGGCTGAGCACCGCGCTGGAATCGTTCCGCCGTCTCGGCGCCCGCCCCTGGATCGACCGTACGCAGGCCGAACTCCGCGCCGCCGGCGTCGACTCCGCCCCCGCCGCCCCGGACGCGCTGAACTCCCTGACCCCGCAGCAGCAGCACATCATCCGGTTGGCAGCGCAGGGGCTGAGCAACCGTGAGATCGGCGAACGTCTCTTCCTCTCACCGCGCACCGTCGGCTCACACCTCTACCGCAGCTTCCCCAAGCTGGGCGTCACCGCCCGCTCCCAGCTCCGCGATCTGCTCAAGGCGTCGTCCGGCCGGGTGACCGACCGGGTGTAG
- a CDS encoding MBL fold metallo-hydrolase yields MDTITLGNTEITRVVELPTKGLARDFVFPDVAMEHWRANENWLAPEFLDAVADEIRTMIQTWLIRSEGRTILIDTGVGNGRERPAMPFFHQLNTDYLSGLAAAGVRPEDVDTVICTHLHGDHVGWNTSLTDGEWRPTFPNAEYVFPRADFDYWNPVNGHRTRSGPKMANVFEDSVAPVHQAGQTVLWEGDHHDVGAELRIEPAPGHTPGSSVVWLRSGTDRAVFVGDLLHSPLQIVEPDCCPCFDEDETGARASRRRVLEEAADRGALLFPAHFPGPGAAEVRRDGDRFAVKEWAAWR; encoded by the coding sequence ATGGATACCATCACCTTGGGAAATACCGAGATCACCCGCGTCGTCGAGCTGCCCACGAAGGGCCTCGCGCGCGACTTCGTCTTCCCCGACGTGGCCATGGAGCACTGGCGCGCGAACGAGAACTGGCTGGCCCCCGAATTCCTCGACGCGGTCGCCGACGAGATCCGCACCATGATCCAGACCTGGCTGATCCGCAGCGAGGGCCGGACGATCCTGATCGACACCGGGGTCGGCAACGGCAGGGAGCGCCCGGCCATGCCGTTCTTCCACCAGCTGAACACCGACTACCTGAGCGGGCTGGCCGCAGCCGGGGTTCGCCCCGAGGACGTGGACACGGTGATCTGCACCCATCTGCACGGGGACCACGTCGGCTGGAACACCTCCCTGACGGACGGCGAATGGCGGCCGACCTTCCCCAACGCCGAGTACGTGTTCCCGCGCGCCGACTTCGACTACTGGAACCCGGTGAACGGACACCGGACCCGTTCGGGGCCCAAGATGGCCAACGTCTTCGAGGACAGTGTCGCCCCCGTCCACCAGGCCGGACAGACCGTGCTGTGGGAGGGGGACCACCACGACGTCGGCGCCGAGCTGCGGATCGAGCCCGCCCCCGGCCATACGCCCGGTTCCTCGGTCGTATGGCTGCGGTCCGGTACGGACAGGGCGGTATTCGTGGGCGATCTGCTGCACAGCCCCTTGCAGATCGTCGAGCCCGACTGCTGCCCCTGCTTCGACGAGGACGAGACGGGGGCTCGGGCCTCCCGGCGCCGGGTGCTGGAGGAAGCCGCCGACCGGGGAGCCCTGCTGTTCCCCGCGCACTTCCCCGGCCCGGGCGCGGCCGAAGTGCGGCGCGACGGCGACCGGTTCGCGGTGAAGGAGTGGGCGGCATGGCGGTGA
- a CDS encoding carboxylesterase/lipase family protein produces MAVKAFHNIPYAAAPTGAARFAAPVPVDGTPGADGPGPTAPAPARRFALDLSPVVGPGWVRGENYLTLNAWTPRTDGSAPVMVFVHGGGFVSGTGRAPLYDGTSFARDGVVLVTLNYRLGAPGWIDLPGAPRNRGLLDVIAALRWVREHIAEYGGDPGRVTVFGQSAGAMIVSALLVTPEAAGLFHRAISQSGGLHTLTGEEAAETTRALADRLGVPPTAEAFADIPDERLVSALAEVPGSGARLSPLGVVLDDAGPALPADVLVGTNTQESRLYQRPEHTAAIDALFRGARERLAARYDGAFVYDFDWRGGPLGACHTAELPFVFDNTALPALRTANGLLGPDIPPALAAEMHGAWVRFAATGDPGWSGTHTFR; encoded by the coding sequence ATGGCGGTGAAGGCGTTCCACAACATCCCGTACGCGGCCGCCCCGACCGGCGCCGCCCGGTTCGCCGCCCCGGTCCCCGTGGACGGCACACCCGGCGCCGACGGACCGGGGCCGACCGCCCCGGCGCCCGCGCGGCGGTTCGCGCTCGATCTGAGCCCTGTCGTAGGGCCGGGCTGGGTACGCGGCGAGAACTATCTGACCCTCAACGCCTGGACACCGCGCACCGACGGCAGCGCACCGGTGATGGTGTTCGTGCACGGCGGAGGCTTCGTCTCCGGCACCGGCCGGGCGCCGCTGTACGACGGGACGTCCTTCGCCCGCGACGGGGTGGTGCTGGTCACCCTCAACTACCGCCTGGGCGCGCCCGGTTGGATCGATCTGCCGGGCGCGCCGCGCAACCGGGGCCTGCTGGATGTGATCGCCGCGCTGCGATGGGTGCGGGAGCACATCGCGGAGTACGGCGGGGACCCGGGCCGTGTCACGGTGTTCGGGCAGTCGGCGGGCGCGATGATCGTCAGCGCGCTGCTGGTGACGCCCGAGGCGGCCGGGCTGTTCCACCGTGCGATCAGCCAGAGCGGTGGTCTGCACACCCTGACCGGCGAGGAGGCGGCGGAGACCACCCGGGCCCTGGCCGACCGGCTGGGCGTTCCGCCGACGGCCGAGGCGTTCGCGGACATCCCCGACGAACGCCTGGTGTCCGCGCTGGCCGAAGTGCCGGGGAGCGGAGCGCGGCTGTCCCCGCTGGGGGTGGTGCTGGACGACGCGGGACCGGCGCTTCCGGCGGATGTACTGGTGGGCACCAACACCCAGGAGTCCCGGCTCTACCAGCGGCCGGAACACACCGCGGCCATCGACGCGCTCTTCCGCGGCGCCCGGGAGCGGCTGGCGGCCCGGTACGACGGGGCGTTCGTCTACGACTTCGACTGGCGTGGAGGCCCGCTCGGCGCCTGCCACACCGCGGAACTCCCGTTCGTGTTCGACAACACCGCCCTGCCCGCCCTCCGTACGGCGAACGGCCTCCTGGGCCCGGACATCCCGCCCGCGCTCGCTGCGGAGATGCACGGGGCGTGGGTGCGGTTCGCGGCGACGGGAGATCCCGGCTGGTCGGGTACGCACACCTTCCGTTAG
- a CDS encoding Gfo/Idh/MocA family protein, producing the protein MKVPRLNWGVVAPGGIASSFADAVHTYTAQRIVAVASRTIERARAFASRFDVPNAYGSYDELLRDPRVDVVYVASPHSAHFIHALRAIEAGRHVLVEKAFTRNAEEAEQLIAAARQRGVFLMEAMWTRFLPHIDVVRQVLDSGVLGEVRTIVADHGQYMVPDAAHRLYAPELAGGALLDLGVYPVSFASMVLGEFATVSVVGTSAFTGVDGQVSVVVTNDTGAHAMLNTTLFARTPTTASISGTLARLELDGDFYAPTSVRLIGRENTVLDVFTPARLHGGLCFEAAEVARCVSEGRPESDLMPLDETLRIMRTLDEIRRTVGNLFPGE; encoded by the coding sequence ATGAAAGTCCCCCGTCTCAACTGGGGTGTGGTCGCACCCGGCGGTATCGCGTCCTCATTCGCCGATGCGGTGCACACCTACACGGCACAGCGCATTGTCGCGGTGGCATCACGCACCATCGAGCGCGCCCGCGCCTTCGCCTCCCGATTTGACGTACCGAACGCCTACGGCAGTTACGACGAGCTTCTCCGCGACCCTCGCGTCGATGTCGTCTACGTCGCGTCGCCGCACTCCGCGCACTTCATCCACGCGCTGCGCGCCATCGAGGCGGGCAGGCACGTCCTGGTGGAGAAGGCGTTCACCCGCAACGCGGAGGAGGCGGAGCAGCTGATCGCCGCGGCGCGGCAGCGGGGTGTCTTCCTCATGGAGGCGATGTGGACGCGCTTCCTGCCACATATCGACGTGGTCCGGCAGGTGCTCGACTCCGGTGTCCTCGGTGAGGTGCGGACGATTGTCGCCGATCACGGGCAGTACATGGTGCCGGACGCGGCCCACCGGCTGTACGCGCCGGAGCTGGCCGGTGGCGCCCTCCTCGACCTGGGTGTCTATCCGGTGTCCTTCGCGTCGATGGTGCTCGGCGAGTTCGCCACGGTGTCCGTCGTCGGCACCAGTGCCTTCACCGGTGTCGACGGCCAGGTGTCCGTGGTCGTCACCAACGACACCGGGGCCCACGCCATGCTGAACACCACGCTCTTCGCACGCACACCCACCACGGCGTCCATTTCGGGCACCCTGGCCCGCCTTGAACTCGACGGCGACTTCTACGCGCCCACCTCGGTTCGTCTCATCGGCCGGGAGAACACCGTGCTGGACGTCTTCACCCCGGCCCGGCTCCACGGCGGGCTGTGCTTCGAGGCCGCGGAGGTGGCGCGATGTGTCTCCGAAGGCCGTCCGGAGTCCGATCTGATGCCACTTGACGAGACGCTGCGCATCATGCGGACGCTGGACGAGATCCGCCGGACCGTGGGCAACCTCTTCCCCGGGGAGTGA
- a CDS encoding TetR/AcrR family transcriptional regulator, whose amino-acid sequence MGAETRTPRGKWIEAGLRALADGGPDAVRVEALAKTLGVTKGGFYGYFADRNALLEEMLDTWERESVDDLPARVEREGGDAEARMRTAGALASDDRLLAIDLAVRDWARRDRAVAHRLRRVDNRRMEYLRSLFRERYSDEDEVEARCMLSFSLVVGNHFLAADHGGRTREEVYELAVKLIRT is encoded by the coding sequence ATGGGTGCCGAAACCCGAACGCCGCGCGGGAAATGGATCGAGGCCGGGCTGCGGGCACTCGCCGACGGCGGTCCGGACGCCGTCCGCGTCGAAGCCCTCGCGAAAACCCTCGGGGTCACCAAGGGCGGCTTCTACGGCTACTTCGCCGACCGGAACGCCCTGCTGGAGGAAATGCTCGACACCTGGGAGCGCGAAAGCGTCGACGATCTGCCGGCGCGGGTCGAGCGCGAGGGCGGTGATGCCGAGGCCAGGATGCGGACGGCGGGCGCGCTGGCCTCCGACGACCGGCTGCTGGCGATCGACCTCGCGGTCCGCGACTGGGCACGGCGGGACCGGGCCGTCGCGCACCGGCTGCGGCGCGTCGACAACCGGCGCATGGAGTATCTGCGCTCACTGTTCCGTGAGCGCTACAGCGACGAGGACGAGGTCGAGGCGCGCTGCATGCTCTCCTTCTCGCTCGTGGTCGGCAATCACTTCCTGGCCGCCGACCACGGCGGCCGCACCCGCGAAGAGGTCTACGAACTCGCGGTCAAGCTGATCAGGACCTGA
- a CDS encoding antibiotic biosynthesis monooxygenase, producing the protein MKACLVAFHYPRAPHREEFIARVHRVAEVFRAAPGCLSAECWVNDDAVVSTVRCESAEALDSALSVVTAKAGSDIVFDERESRPREIFQLMSP; encoded by the coding sequence GTGAAAGCATGTCTCGTGGCATTCCATTATCCGCGGGCACCTCACCGGGAAGAGTTCATCGCCCGCGTCCATCGCGTCGCCGAGGTGTTCCGGGCCGCTCCGGGATGTCTGTCGGCCGAATGCTGGGTGAACGACGACGCGGTGGTGTCGACGGTGCGATGCGAATCCGCGGAAGCGCTGGACTCGGCGCTTTCCGTCGTCACGGCGAAGGCGGGATCCGACATCGTTTTCGACGAGCGTGAATCGCGGCCTCGTGAGATTTTCCAGCTCATGTCGCCCTGA
- a CDS encoding MFS transporter: MAVATAVSTTPPVRHPEPAERPEPVKRPGYGQLLRTPGAWTFLLPGFAARQPFAMLTISIVLLLRHTTGSYGVAGAVAAVTGVSMALFAPQGGKLADRYGQSAVLVPGVLIHAASATLLTALALGYAPLWALFAAAVPTGASVPQVGPMVRARWAATLGEGSPDGSRPGPGGRRGRLPATAAAFESVTDELTFVIGPVLATALSTGVHPASGLIAEAALTLAGGLLFAAQRRTAPPVNPATPGTRERRASALSVPGVRVLAVAFLGIGSVFGGMQVALTAFTQEVGQPGLNGVLYGVFAAGNMLAGVACGAIAWRTSPQRRLLVSYAALALTCSVLWAVHTPLALGGLGLLVGLCIAPALITGYTLVESLVPATSRTEAFTWLTGSVALGQATAVTAAGQVADGFGASAAFTVPLAGTAPALLTVVALRGRIAPLPRSAVRRAGPSVGL, encoded by the coding sequence ATGGCCGTGGCAACCGCGGTCTCCACCACCCCTCCCGTCCGGCACCCCGAGCCCGCCGAGCGCCCGGAACCCGTCAAGCGCCCCGGCTACGGGCAGCTGCTGCGCACACCCGGCGCGTGGACGTTCCTGCTGCCCGGCTTCGCCGCACGGCAGCCGTTCGCGATGCTCACGATCAGCATCGTGCTCCTGCTGCGCCACACCACCGGCTCGTACGGTGTGGCCGGTGCGGTGGCGGCGGTCACCGGTGTCTCCATGGCGCTCTTCGCCCCGCAGGGCGGCAAGCTGGCCGACCGGTACGGGCAGAGCGCGGTCCTGGTGCCGGGTGTGCTGATCCACGCGGCGTCCGCGACGCTGCTGACGGCACTCGCGCTGGGGTACGCCCCGCTGTGGGCGCTGTTCGCCGCCGCGGTGCCGACGGGCGCGTCCGTTCCGCAGGTCGGCCCCATGGTGCGGGCCCGCTGGGCGGCGACGCTCGGGGAGGGATCCCCGGACGGGTCCCGGCCCGGGCCCGGCGGACGGCGCGGTCGGCTGCCGGCCACCGCGGCGGCGTTCGAGTCGGTGACGGACGAGCTGACGTTCGTCATCGGCCCGGTGCTGGCGACCGCCCTGAGCACCGGGGTGCATCCGGCCTCCGGGCTGATCGCGGAGGCCGCGCTGACCCTGGCGGGCGGGCTGCTCTTCGCGGCGCAGCGCCGTACCGCACCGCCCGTGAACCCGGCGACGCCGGGGACCCGTGAGCGGCGCGCCTCGGCCCTGTCGGTGCCGGGTGTACGGGTCCTGGCCGTGGCCTTCCTGGGCATCGGCTCGGTCTTCGGCGGTATGCAGGTGGCCCTGACGGCCTTCACCCAGGAGGTCGGTCAACCGGGTCTGAACGGTGTGCTGTACGGGGTCTTCGCCGCGGGCAACATGCTCGCGGGCGTGGCGTGCGGCGCCATCGCGTGGCGTACCTCACCGCAGCGGCGGCTGCTGGTCTCCTACGCCGCGCTGGCGCTGACCTGCTCTGTCCTGTGGGCGGTGCACACACCACTGGCGCTGGGCGGGCTCGGGCTGCTGGTCGGTCTGTGCATCGCACCGGCGCTGATCACCGGATACACCCTGGTCGAGTCCCTGGTCCCGGCCACGTCCCGCACGGAGGCGTTCACCTGGCTGACCGGCTCGGTGGCGCTGGGGCAGGCCACGGCGGTGACGGCGGCCGGGCAGGTGGCGGACGGCTTCGGCGCGAGCGCCGCCTTCACGGTGCCGCTGGCCGGTACGGCGCCGGCCCTGCTGACCGTGGTGGCCCTGCGCGGCCGTATCGCACCGCTTCCCCGCTCCGCGGTGAGGCGTGCGGGTCCTTCGGTGGGGCTCTGA
- a CDS encoding SDR family oxidoreductase, protein MSRSLDQDALRGRVAVVAGATRGAGRGIAAALGEAGATVICTGRSSVTGPGGSDYDRPETIEETAELVTRLGGTGIAARTDHLNSEQVRRLAERIRRDHGAIDVLVNNIWGAERLKGGPADWNTPIWDHRLDDGLRILRLGLETHLITSHHLLPLLIGKPGGLLVEVTDGTAAYNAERYRISVFYDLVKTAVNRLAFSQGHELAPYGATAVALTPGWLRSEMMLDNYGVGEANWREALAPDRGEGRPTAPAGFASSESPRYVGRAVAALAADTGRARWNQRSVSSAQLAREYGFTDVDGAQPDVWGAG, encoded by the coding sequence GTGAGCCGATCACTCGATCAGGACGCGCTGCGCGGACGGGTCGCCGTCGTCGCGGGAGCTACCCGGGGCGCCGGACGCGGAATCGCCGCCGCGCTGGGTGAGGCCGGTGCGACCGTCATCTGCACCGGACGCAGCAGTGTGACGGGCCCGGGCGGCTCGGACTACGACCGGCCCGAGACGATCGAGGAGACCGCCGAGCTCGTCACCCGGCTCGGCGGCACGGGGATCGCCGCCCGGACCGACCATCTGAACTCCGAGCAGGTCCGTCGGCTGGCCGAGCGCATCCGCCGCGACCACGGCGCCATCGATGTGCTGGTCAACAACATCTGGGGCGCCGAGCGGCTCAAGGGAGGGCCCGCCGACTGGAACACCCCGATCTGGGACCACCGTCTCGACGACGGTCTGCGCATCCTCCGGCTCGGCCTCGAGACACACCTCATCACCTCGCACCACCTGCTGCCGCTGCTGATCGGGAAGCCGGGCGGCCTGCTGGTCGAGGTGACCGACGGCACCGCCGCGTACAACGCCGAGCGGTACCGCATCTCGGTCTTCTACGACCTGGTGAAGACGGCGGTGAACCGGCTGGCGTTCTCCCAGGGCCATGAACTGGCACCGTACGGGGCCACCGCGGTCGCCCTGACACCCGGCTGGCTGCGTTCGGAGATGATGCTCGACAACTACGGGGTGGGGGAGGCGAACTGGCGCGAGGCGCTCGCTCCCGACCGGGGCGAGGGCCGCCCGACCGCCCCCGCGGGCTTCGCGTCCTCCGAGTCACCCCGCTATGTCGGCCGCGCCGTTGCCGCGTTGGCCGCGGACACCGGCCGGGCCAGATGGAACCAGCGGTCGGTCAGCTCCGCGCAGCTCGCCCGGGAGTACGGATTCACCGATGTCGACGGCGCCCAGCCCGATGTCTGGGGCGCAGGCTGA
- a CDS encoding fructosamine kinase family protein produces MTARPASGDAEGPGAAAARFTGRRVTAERPLSGALAEVGLGDGQVVMVKRGDQPGAVRAEAAGLRWLADAGAVRVPAVYGHDRHWLVTERVPSGTPSARAAARFGRELAALHTSGAPAFGAPPPDGPADAYIGLAPMRNVPGTDWPRWYAEHRVLPYLRRAVDGGTVRSAEATVVERVCERLPELAGPAEPPARLHGDLWNGNVLWDAHGQVWLIDPAAHGGHRETDLAMLHLFGCPQLDRVLDGYQEAAPLADGWRGRVGLHQLFPLLVHTVLFGRGYAEQTLAVARAALAG; encoded by the coding sequence ATGACCGCCCGTCCGGCGTCCGGGGACGCCGAAGGCCCGGGTGCGGCGGCGGCCCGGTTCACCGGCCGCCGGGTGACCGCCGAGCGTCCGCTGTCGGGCGCGCTCGCCGAAGTCGGGCTGGGCGACGGGCAGGTGGTGATGGTCAAGCGCGGTGACCAGCCCGGCGCGGTACGGGCCGAGGCGGCGGGGCTGCGCTGGCTGGCCGACGCCGGTGCGGTCCGCGTTCCCGCGGTGTACGGCCACGACCGGCACTGGCTGGTCACCGAACGGGTCCCGAGCGGGACGCCGAGCGCCCGGGCGGCGGCCCGGTTCGGCCGCGAACTGGCCGCCCTGCACACCTCCGGCGCACCCGCGTTCGGCGCACCGCCGCCCGACGGCCCCGCGGACGCGTACATCGGGCTCGCCCCGATGCGCAATGTGCCCGGCACCGACTGGCCACGCTGGTACGCCGAGCACCGGGTGCTGCCGTATCTGCGCCGCGCCGTCGACGGCGGCACGGTGCGCTCCGCCGAGGCCACCGTGGTGGAACGCGTCTGTGAGCGGCTGCCCGAACTGGCGGGCCCGGCCGAACCGCCCGCCCGGCTGCACGGCGATCTGTGGAACGGCAATGTGCTCTGGGATGCCCACGGGCAGGTCTGGCTGATCGACCCGGCCGCGCACGGCGGTCACCGGGAGACCGATCTGGCGATGCTCCATCTGTTCGGCTGTCCGCAGCTGGACCGGGTGCTGGACGGCTATCAGGAAGCGGCGCCGCTCGCCGACGGCTGGCGGGGCCGCGTCGGACTGCACCAGCTCTTCCCCCTGCTGGTGCACACGGTGCTGTTCGGCCGTGGCTATGCCGAGCAGACGCTCGCTGTGGCCCGGGCGGCCCTGGCGGGGTGA
- a CDS encoding low molecular weight protein-tyrosine-phosphatase, with protein sequence MHICFVCTGNICRSPSAALVFAERLRREGLDGAVRVSSAGIGPWHVGEPIDERAGELLARHGYPVEHIAAQVGAEHEDADLFLAMDVGHEKALRRLVDDPSTVRLLRSFDPDARDLDVPDPYYGGPEGFHEVLAMIEASVPGLLAWVRERLPA encoded by the coding sequence GTGCACATCTGCTTCGTCTGCACCGGGAACATCTGCCGGTCACCGTCGGCCGCGCTGGTCTTCGCCGAGCGTCTGCGCCGGGAAGGGCTCGACGGCGCCGTACGGGTCAGCAGCGCCGGTATCGGCCCCTGGCACGTCGGGGAACCCATCGACGAGCGGGCCGGTGAGCTGCTGGCCCGGCACGGTTACCCCGTCGAGCACATCGCGGCCCAGGTCGGTGCCGAGCACGAGGACGCCGACCTCTTCCTGGCGATGGACGTCGGCCACGAGAAGGCGCTGCGGCGGCTGGTCGACGATCCGTCCACGGTCCGGCTGCTGCGGTCCTTCGACCCGGACGCCCGTGACCTGGACGTACCCGATCCGTACTACGGCGGCCCGGAGGGATTCCACGAGGTACTGGCCATGATCGAAGCCTCGGTGCCCGGCCTGCTCGCCTGGGTGCGCGAGCGCCTCCCCGCATGA